Proteins from a genomic interval of Papaver somniferum cultivar HN1 chromosome 4, ASM357369v1, whole genome shotgun sequence:
- the LOC113275660 gene encoding F-box protein At3g07870-like — MGNFDMLPGEIVFNILTRLPAELVLECKLVSKSWNKVVSYPSFSQTHLDRCLEDLDSGGKSTFLLVNDDFVYSSFSYRKFHYLEYHDDSSSENPPFYRVKRMKINPAPYMYYYLAGACNGLICLNGCPDNDWVNYEPVYICNPITRECVYLPVFERTPGLLAHSHGDRLLSGFGSTNEYKVVRMFNLLGEPNFLQVEVYTLGSGKGWRNLQKKFNKKLDSFKCVRGVFVNESLYWNLKTGKCNVVAFDLANEIFVEIPEAFPTSSDYIFGPLGGSDYILRVLGGYLSAVRYDNYWKTSELLLLKKKEEDGSLSWIKEFALSNTDTHQSLALSCRGTVLCHSGTKVQIHDLNSLSSKLLVDFGKERYIYETIPHMNTLVSLKALGEETTKTMETVDVPRDVDEVYKELPRNASAGTYI; from the coding sequence ATGGGGAACTTCGATATGCTTCCAGGAGAGATCGTCTTCAACATTTTAACACGTTTACCAGCTGAATTAGTTCTAGAGTGCAAGTTAGTGTCTAAATCTTGGAATAAGGTTGTTAGTTATCCATCATTTTCTCAAACTCACTTGGATCGCTGCCTTGAGGATCTTGATTCTGGTGGTAAGTCTACTTTCCTGTTGGTGAATGACGATTTTGTTTATTCGAGTTTTTCCTACAGAAAGTTTCATTATTTAGAATATCATGATGACAGTTCGTCAGAGAACCCACCTTTTTATAGAGttaaaagaatgaaaataaaCCCTGCTCCGTATATGTATTACTATCTTGCTGGTGCATGCAACGGTTTAATTTGTCTAAATGGATGCCCTGATAATGACTGGGTCAACTATGAGCCTGTTTATATCTGTAATCCTATCACCAGGGAATGTGTGTATTTGCCTGTATTTGAGAGAACACCTGGTCTTCTAGCTCATTCTCATGGTGACCGATTGCTCTCTGGTTTCGGTTCGActaatgagtacaaggttgttagaaTGTTTAACTTGCTGGGAGAACCCAATTTTTTACAAGTTGAGGTGTACACACTGGGCAGTGGCAAGGGATGGAGGAACTTACAGAAGAAATTCAACAAAAAACTGGATTCGTTTAAATGTGTCCGTGGTGTGTTTGTGAATGAATCTCTTTATTGGAACCTTAAAACAGGCAAGTGCAACGTTGTCGCTTTTGATTTGGCTAATGAAATTTTTGTCGAAATACCTGAAGCTTTTCCCACTTCTTCGGATTATATATTCGGGCCATTGGGGGGTTCGGATTATATACTCAGGGTATTGGGGGGTTATTTATCAGCTGTCCGCTATGATAATTATTGGAAAACATCTGAGTTATTgcttttgaagaagaaggaagaagacggATCATTAAGTTGGATAAAAGAGTTCGCTTTAAGCAACACGGATACGCATCAATCACTTGCCCTCTCGTGTAGGGGTACAGTTCTATGTCACTCAGGCACAAAGGTCCAAATTCATGACCTAAATTCTTTATCCTCAAAACTACTTGTGGATTTTGGCAAGGAAAGGTATATATATGAAACAATCCCGCATATGAACACCTTGGTTTCACTGAAAGCATTAGGAGAGGAGACTACGAAAACAATGGAAACGGTTGACGTACCAAGAGATGTAGATGAAGTATACAAGGAACTGCCAAGGAATGCATCTGCAGGCACCTACATTTAA
- the LOC113275659 gene encoding phosphoenolpyruvate carboxylase 4-like has product MTDTTDDIAEEISFQSFEDDCRLLGSLLTEVLQREVGHKIMDKFERNRVLAQSACNMRMANIEDMAELLEKQLVSEISDMTLDEALTLARAFSHYLNLMGIAETHHRVRKTRNMTVLSKSCDDTFNQLIQSGVSPDELYETVCRQEVEIVLTAHPTQINRRTLQYKHIRITHLLEYNDRPDLSHEDREMLIEDLVREITSIWQTDELRRHKPTPVDEARAGLHIVEQSLWRAMPHYLRRVSNALKKHTGRPLPMTATLIKFGSWMGGDRDGNPNVTSKVTKDVTLLSRWMATDLYIREVDSLRFELSMNKCSNELSRYVQEIVRKEAASEEQPKVWNQSKNYSPQALALPTQLPAGAALPSCKDDGESQYPRLEFPGSDRQEVSAQNSKKPFRNGNTGIPNNIKASAGNVQSPGTPKSGNQLLAQRKLFAESQIGRSSFQKLLEPTLPQLPGNAPYRVFLGSVKDKLMKTRRRLELLLEDLPCDHDPLEYYETSDQLLEPLILCYESLQSCGSAPLADGRLADLIRRVATFGMVLMKLDLRQESGRHAEALDAITRYLDMGVYSEWDEDKKLEFLTRELKGKRPLVPQTIEVVPDVKEVLDTFRVAAELGSDSLGAYVISMASHASDVLAVELLQKDARLAVSGEIGRPCPGGTLRVVPLFETVKDLRGAGSVIRKLLSIDWYREHILKNHNGHQEVMVGYSDSGKDAGRFTAAWELYKAQEDVVAACNEFGIKVTLFHGRGGSIGRGGGPTHLAIQSQPPGSVMGTLRSTEQGEMVQAKFGLPQTAVRQLEIYTSAVLLATLRPPHPPREDKWRTIMEEISNISCNSYRSTVYENPEFLAYFHEATPQAELGFLNIGSRPSRRKSSTGIGHLRAIPWVFAWTQTRFVLPAWLGVGAGLKGACEKGYTEDLREMYKEWPFFQSTVDLIEMVLGKADIPIAKHYDEVLVSESRRELGEELRRELLATGKFVLVVSGHEKLSENNRSLRRLIESRLPYLNPMNMLQVEILRRLRHDDDNHKLRDALLITINGIAAGMRNTG; this is encoded by the exons ATGACAGATACAACAGATGATATTGCAGAAGAAATATCATTTCAAAGCTTTGAAGATGATTGTAGATTGCTTGGTAGTCTTCTTACTGAAGTTCTTCAAAGAGAAGTTGGTCATAAAATCATGGACAAGTTTGAAAGAAATAGAGTTCTGGCTCAG AGTGCATGTAATATGAGGATGGCAAATATAGAAGATATGGCTGAGCTACTTGAGAAGCAATTAGTATCTGAAATATCCGATATGACTCTCGATGAAGCTTTAACTCTGGCTAGAGCATTCAGCCATTACCTCAATCTAATGGGTATTGCTGAGACCCATCACAG GGTACGTAAAACAAGGAACATGACAGTTTTGTCAAAATCTTGCGATGACACATTTAATCAGTTGATACAGAGTGGAGTTTCACCAGATGAGCTCTACGAGACGGTCTGCAGGCAGGAGGTTGAAATTGTTCTTACAGCGCATCCTACACAGATAAACAGGCGAACATTGCAGTATAAGCACATTAGAATCACG CATCTCTTAGAATACAATGATCGACCTGATCTTAGCCATGAAGATCGCGAGATGTTGATAGAAGATTTG GTGAGAGAGATAACTTCAATATGGCAGACGGATGAACTGAGGCGCCACAAACCAACACCAGTAGATGAAGCTAGGGCTG gTTTGCACATTGTGGAGCAGTCTCTTTGGAGAGCAATGCCTCACTATTTACGCCGTGTCAGTAATGCATTAAAGAAG CACACAGGAAGGCCGCTTCCAATGACCGCGACTCTTATAAAATTTGGCTCTTGGATGGGGGGTGATAGAGATGGAAATCCTAACGTAACATCAAAG GTCACAAAAGACGTAACTCTTCTATCACGGTGGATGGCAACTGATCTATACATCCGTGAAGTTGACAGCCTTAGATTTGAGCTCTCTATGAATAAATGCAGTAATGAACTGTCGAGATACGTACAGGAGATCGTACGAAAAG AAGCTGCATCTGAGGAGCAACCTAAGGTTTGGAATCAATCAAAGAATTACAGTCCACAAGCTCTGGCCCTGCCAACGCAACTTCCAGCTGGTGCAGCTCTGCCGTCTTGCAAAG ACGATGGGGAATCTCAATACCCAAGACTGGAATTTCCAGGCTCAGATCGTCAG GAAGTTTCGGCTCAAAATTCTAAGAAACCATTCAGAAACGGAAACACTGGTATACCTAACAACATCAAAGCTTCTGCTGGCAACGTTCAGTCACCTGGAACACCAAAATCTGGCAATCAACTCCTTGCTCAGAGAAAACTATTTGCAGAATCTCAGATAGGCAGGTCTAGCTTCCAGAAGCTGCTAGAACCAACCCTGCCCCAGCTTCCTGGAAATGCTCCATACAGAGTTTTCCTAGGTAGTGTGAAGGATAAG CTAATGAAAACGCGGCGACGACTGGAGCTCTTACTTGAAGATCTACCTTGTGACCATGATCCTTTGGAATACTACGAAACTTCAGATCAACTTTTGGAACCATTAATTCTATGCTACGAGTCCTTG CAATCGTGTGGGTCTGCCCCCCTTGCTGATGGAAGACTGGCAGATTTGATCCGAAGGGTTGCTACCTTTGGGATGGTATTAATGAAGCTCGATTTGCGTCAG GAATCTGGCAGACATGCTGAAGCTTTAGATGCAATTACTAGATACTTGGATATGGGAGTATATAGTGAGTGGGATGAAGACAAAAAGCTGGAATTTTTAACTAGAGAGCTCAAGGGCAAGAGGCCTCTAGTCCCTCAGACAATAGAG GTTGTTCCTGATGTGAAAGAAGTCTTGGACACCTTCCGCGTTGCTGCTGAGTTAGGGAGCGACTCACTCGGGGCCTATGTTATTTCGATGGCCTCTCAT GCAAGTGATGTTCTGGCTGTGGAGCTCTTACAAAAAGATGCTAGACTAGCTGTTAGTGGGGAGATTGGGAGACCCTGTCCTGGCGGAAC GTTAAGAGTAGTTCCTCTATTTGAAACTGTGAAAGACTTGAGAGGAGCTGGTTCTGTGATCAGGAAGTTGTTATCCATTGATTGGTACAGGGAGCACATCTTGAAAAATCATAATGGACATCAAGAG GTCATGGTTGGTTATTCTGATTCGGGTAAAGATGCTGGACGCTTTACTGCAGCATGGGAACTGTACAAAGCTCAAGAGGATGTTGTTGCTGCCTGCAATGAGTTTGGCATTAAAGTAACACTGTTCCATGGACGTGGAGGGAGCATTGGTCGTGGTGGTGGTCCCACACATCTTGCCATTCAGTCCCAACCACCAGGTTCCGTAATG GGTACACTTCGATCAACTGAACAAGGTGAGATGGTGCAAGCTAAGTTTGGGTTGCCACAAACAGCTGTTAGACAGCTTGAGATCTACACATCTGCCGTACTTCTTGCAACTCTCCGGCCACCTCACCCTCCAAGAGAAGACAAATGGAGAACTATTATGGAGGAAATATCAAACATCAGTTGTAACAGTTACAGAAGTACCGTGTACGAAAACCCTGAATTCCTTGCCTATTTTCATGAAGCCACTCCACAAGCTGAGCTTGGGTTCCTTAACATAGGAAGTAGACCCTCGAGAAGAAAGAGCTCAACTGGTATCGGGCATCTTCGTGCGATTCCATGGGTATTTGCATGGACCCAAACACGGTTCGTGCTTCCAGCTTGGCTTGGTGTTGGTGCTGGCCTAAAAGGTGCATGCGAGAAAGGATATACAGAAGATTTAAGAGAAATGTACAAAGAATGGCCGTTCTTTCAATCGACTGTAGATCTTATAGAGATGGTTTTAGGAAAAGCTGATATACCTATAGCTAAGCATTATGACGAAGTTCTTGTTTCTGAGAGCAGAAGAGAACTGGGCGAAGAACTGAGGAGGGAGTTACTGGCTACGGGAAAATTTGTATTGGTGGTTAGTGGGCATGAAAAACTTTCGGAAAATAACCGCAGTTTGAGAAGACTCATAGAGAGTAGACTTCCTTACTTGAATCCAATGAACATGTTACAAGTTGAGATACTAAGGAGGTTGAGGCATGATGATGACAATCACAAGCTTCGAGATGCATTGCTTATCACGATCAACGGGATAGCTGCTGGTATGAGGAACACAGGTTGA